CGCGATCTGAAACGCGACACCCAGCTCTGCCGCGCTGGTGGGGTAGACGTCATCTTCGCCCCTGCAGATACTGATATGTATCCGCGCCCTGAAGGCTACGAATACAGCACTTACGTCTACGAAGAAACCCTCGCGAAACAGATGGAAGGTGCCTCTCGCCCCACGCACTTTCGCGGCGTGACCACGATTGTCGCCAAACTCTTCAACATCGTCCTGCCCGATGTTTCCATCTTCGGCGCGAAAGACTGGCAGCAGGCCACCATTATCCAGCGCATGGTGCGCGATCTGAATTTCCCGCTGAAAGTCATCGTGGCCCCGACGCATCGGGAAACCGATGGCTTGGCCATGAGCTCTCGGAACAAATACCTGTCCACGGAAGAACGCGCTCAAGCAACCATCCTCTGGCACACCATCCAAACCGCGAAAGCTGAGGTTAAAGCTGCTAAGGCACCTCTAAATGCTACTCGTTTAAAAGAGAAACTGACCAAACTCATCGCCACCCAACCAGCCGCCCGATTAGACTACATCGAATTCTTCGCCCCCAATGCCTTGACCGCCTCACCGCAAGTCACCAAAGGCACCCATATGGCACTCGCCGTCTTCTTCGGCAAGACCCGCTTGATCGACAACGCACGACTCTAACCAATATCAGGCGGCATTCATAACCCTTTGCCGCTCTGGCTGTACTGAATAATCACATCCGCGTGACATTTCCCTTGCACCCCGGTCTAATCATTAACTAGACGTATTCGTGATGGGGG
This DNA window, taken from Verrucomicrobiia bacterium, encodes the following:
- the panC gene encoding pantoate--beta-alanine ligase produces the protein MRTIKSVAAMQRLALEWKHSGIQIGFVPTMGYLHAGHISLVTEARKRVGPKSKVVLSIYVNPTQFGPKEDFSKYPRDLKRDTQLCRAGGVDVIFAPADTDMYPRPEGYEYSTYVYEETLAKQMEGASRPTHFRGVTTIVAKLFNIVLPDVSIFGAKDWQQATIIQRMVRDLNFPLKVIVAPTHRETDGLAMSSRNKYLSTEERAQATILWHTIQTAKAEVKAAKAPLNATRLKEKLTKLIATQPAARLDYIEFFAPNALTASPQVTKGTHMALAVFFGKTRLIDNARL